In Fusarium oxysporum f. sp. lycopersici 4287 chromosome 6, whole genome shotgun sequence, a single window of DNA contains:
- a CDS encoding mitochondrial chaperone BCS1: MDIAKMSKMAWPPFLQAINSTAQPPNSSGPIETLLLSAGQASPLLELFLFLHRVTGAQLGLDPSLLLTLLGCLWGLSKLFVQVYATIDYFVRTYFLCEIYVSEHDLIYPTLIQFLSEQQGVATNRRLAAQTTFHGAWDGENSAEIMATTSIEESEDSPKYLNFAGDAASYSPRYVPAMGTTGFWHNGTYFQVHRTKDTLRSTNGWGGSSNVEELRISCFGRSVDPIKQLFADAKRAHFLKTRGKTRIYRPKITESRLEANNMWHPVAVRPIRPLKTVILEDKVKHAILRDMNDYLHPVAYNWYASHGIPLRRGYLFHGPPGTGKTSFSFSLAGVFGIDVYVISLQDPTISEGDLAVMFTKLPRRCVVLLEDIDTAGLCRPNDDENDEDTEEASEDVNGKVKNTEKTEKEEKKSKPKKAKGPSSDTDSSEEGTKRHRRHKRRRRNMKKGNRGTKNILFAESISLSGLLNAIDGVASHEGRILIMTTNKPESLDEALVRPGRVDLQVGFKNATSEQARQLFYRMYEVSPTKPVPNAKAGSAAPNALKGSLLHNQDKEATLPDEELTKISQDFGRLIPDDMFSPAEIQGFLLKRKKNPQKALGDAAAWAEATLKQKRLNSKVATVQ; the protein is encoded by the exons ATGGACATTGCAAAAATGAGCAAGATGGCATGGCCCCCTTTTTTACAGGCAATCAACAGCACTGCCCAGCCACCAAACTCCTCGGGCCCGATTGAAACGTTGCTCCTCTCTGCTGGACAAGCATCACCTCTGCTTGAGCTATTTCTATTCCTCCACCGTGTCACTGGGGCCcagcttggccttgatccGTCCCTGCTCTTAACCCTCCTTGGCTGCCTCTGGGGCTTGTCTAAGCTCTTCGTTCAAGTCTATGCCACGATCGACTACTTTGTGCGCACTTACTTTCTGTGCGAGATATACGTTAGCGAGCATGATCTGATCTATCCAACACTCATACAGTTTCTCTCGGAACAGCAGGGCGTTGCGACTAATCGTCGCCTTGCTGCGCAAACCACCTTTCATGGTGCCTGGGACGGGGAGAACTCTGCTGAAATAATGGCCACGACGAGTATTGAGGAAAGTGAAGATTCACCCAAGTATCTTAACTTCGCCGGCGATGCGGCCAGTTAC AGTCCTCGATATGTCCCAGCTATGGGTACGACAGGATTCTGGCACAATGGGACTTATTTTCAAGTACATCGCACGAAAGATACATTGAGGAGCACAAATGGTTGGGGTGGATCCAGCAACGTTGAAGAACTGAGAATATCCTGTTTTGGCAGGTCTGTTG ATCCTATCAAACAGCTTTTTGCAGATGCGAAAAGAGCACATTTCCTCAAAACTCGTGGCAAAACAAGGATCTACCGCCCCAAGATAACGGAAAGCCGTCTTGAGGCTAATAATATGTGGCACCCGGTCGCCGTACGACCAATCAGACCTTTGAAAACCGTCATTCTCGAAGACAAAGTTAAACACGCTATCTTGAGAGATATGAACGATTATCTGCACCCTGTAGCCTACAATTGGTACGCTTCTCATGGAATACCTCTTCGTCGAGGTTACCTTTTCCACGGTCCACCTGGCACTGGCAAGACAAGTTTCTCTTTTTCATTGGCCGGAGTTTTTGGTATCGATGTCTATGTCATCAGCCTACAAGACCCTACCATCAGTGAAGGGGATTTGGCTGTCATGTTTACAAAACTTCCTCGTCGCTGCGTTGTTCTTCTGGAAGATATTGACACGGCTGGTTTGTGTCGCCCCAACGATGACGAAAATGACGAAGACACCGAAGAGGCCTCTGAAGACGTGAACGGCAAAGTCAAAAATACGGAGAAAAcggaaaaggaagaaaagaaatcgAAGCCAAAAAAGGCCAAGGGCCCTTCTAGCGACACGGACAGCTCTGAAGAGGGGACAAAGAGGCACAGGAGACACAAGCGACGACGGAGAAACATGAAGAAAGGCAACAGGGGTACTAAAAATATCTTGTTTGCTGAAAGCATTTCACTTTCGGGGCttctcaacgccatcgaTGGTGTTGCTTCACACGAGGGTCGCATCCTCATCATGACGACCAACAAGCCCGAGTCACTTGACGAAGCTCTCGTTCGACCAGGACGAGTCGATCTACAAGTCGGTTTCAAAAACGCGACAAGCGAGCAAGCAAGACAGCTCTTTTACCGAATGTACGAGGTCTCGCCAACTAAGCCAGTTCCTAACGCCAAAGCTGGGTCAGCAGCACCGAATGCGTTGAAGGGCAGTCTCTTGCATAACCAGGATAAAGAGGCTACTCTGCCGGATGAGGAGCTTACGAAGATTTCGCAGGACTTTGGTCGGCTCATTCCGGATGACATGTTCTCGCCGGCAGAAATCCAGGGTTTCTTGCtgaagcgcaagaagaaCCCACAAAAGGCACTTGGAGACGCTGCTGCGTGGGCTGAGGCGACTCTCAAGCAGAAAAGGCTCAATTCCAAGGTTGCTACCGTCCAATAA